Proteins from a genomic interval of Ensifer canadensis:
- a CDS encoding shikimate dehydrogenase: protein MTETLLKPLKAGLIGAGIQASLTPAMHMREGAAQGLTYEYELIDLTQRGASPDDLPQLLREAEQRGLCGLNITHPCKQLVIPFLDELSDEARDLGAVNTVVLKAGRRIGHNTDWWGFAEGFRRGLPGVALSHAVQLGAGGAGVATAYAILSMGLTSLTVFDREIERAEALVSSMSPLFPQAHIVAGTDLPSAMRAADGLLHATPTGMAKYPGLPLPAELLEPHHWVAEVVYFPLETELLTEARRRGCKTLDGGGMAVFQAVGAFRLFTGREPDAARMLAHFWALTA from the coding sequence ATGACTGAGACCCTTCTGAAACCGTTGAAAGCCGGATTGATCGGCGCCGGCATTCAAGCCTCGCTCACACCGGCCATGCATATGCGCGAAGGTGCGGCACAGGGCCTTACCTATGAGTACGAGCTGATCGACCTGACGCAGCGCGGCGCGAGCCCGGACGACCTGCCGCAGTTGCTGCGGGAGGCCGAACAGCGGGGCCTTTGCGGATTGAACATCACGCACCCGTGCAAGCAACTGGTCATTCCCTTTCTCGACGAGCTGTCCGACGAGGCCCGAGATCTCGGTGCTGTGAACACCGTCGTGCTCAAGGCGGGTCGCCGCATCGGCCACAACACCGACTGGTGGGGATTTGCCGAAGGCTTTCGCCGCGGTCTGCCCGGAGTAGCGCTGTCGCACGCGGTGCAACTCGGCGCCGGCGGCGCCGGCGTTGCGACAGCCTACGCGATCCTATCGATGGGGCTAACTTCACTGACGGTGTTCGACCGGGAGATCGAGCGCGCAGAAGCACTGGTATCCAGCATGTCGCCGCTGTTTCCACAAGCACACATTGTTGCCGGCACCGACCTTCCATCCGCTATGAGAGCAGCGGACGGTTTGCTCCATGCTACGCCAACCGGGATGGCGAAATATCCCGGCCTGCCACTTCCAGCCGAACTGCTCGAACCACATCATTGGGTGGCGGAAGTCGTCTATTTCCCGCTGGAAACCGAACTGCTGACTGAGGCCAGGCGGCGCGGCTGCAAGACGCTCGACGGCGGCGGCATGGCGGTGTTTCAGGCGGTCGGCGCCTTTCGTCTGTTTACCGGGCGCGAGCCGGATGCGGCCCGCATGCTTGCCCATTTCTGGGCCCTGACCGCCTGA
- a CDS encoding TRAP transporter substrate-binding protein produces MFNRLMKIALGLAVPVALIAASPALAEIREHQLKFAAANNKGHPQVMGMEKFAELVKDKSGGKIEVKLFPGGVLGGDVQTVSALQGGVIEMTVLNAGILASNVKQFGAVDLPFLFNNGEEADKVMDGPFGTGLADLLPDTGLVGLGYWELGFRNLTNNRHPVTKIEDIKGLKIRTIQSPIPIELFNNLGANAVPLPYTELYTALETGTVDGQENPAANILNAKFYEVQKYMTVTRHQYNPQIVLISKKFWDGLNDEEKVVLQTSATEARDYQRQVSREFDAKAIADIKATGMEVSELSPEETQKLRDAVKPMIEKFSAEIGPDTVAALFKELQTLRGQ; encoded by the coding sequence ATGTTCAACAGACTGATGAAAATCGCGCTCGGGCTCGCCGTGCCGGTAGCGCTGATCGCAGCGAGCCCGGCGCTGGCCGAGATCCGTGAGCACCAGCTCAAGTTCGCCGCCGCCAACAACAAGGGCCATCCTCAGGTGATGGGCATGGAGAAGTTCGCCGAACTGGTGAAGGACAAGAGCGGCGGCAAGATCGAGGTCAAGCTGTTTCCGGGCGGCGTGCTCGGCGGCGACGTGCAGACCGTATCGGCGCTGCAGGGCGGCGTGATCGAAATGACGGTTCTGAACGCCGGCATCCTGGCAAGCAACGTCAAGCAGTTCGGCGCCGTCGATCTGCCCTTCCTGTTCAACAATGGCGAAGAGGCCGACAAGGTGATGGACGGCCCCTTCGGCACCGGCCTTGCCGATCTTTTGCCGGACACCGGGCTCGTTGGGCTGGGCTATTGGGAGCTCGGTTTCCGCAATCTCACCAACAATCGTCACCCGGTCACCAAGATCGAGGACATCAAGGGCCTGAAGATCCGCACGATCCAGTCGCCGATCCCGATCGAGCTGTTCAACAATCTCGGCGCCAATGCCGTGCCGCTGCCCTATACCGAGCTCTATACCGCGCTCGAGACCGGGACGGTCGACGGCCAGGAAAATCCGGCCGCAAACATTCTCAACGCCAAGTTCTATGAGGTGCAGAAGTACATGACGGTGACCCGTCACCAGTACAATCCGCAGATCGTGCTGATCAGCAAGAAATTCTGGGACGGTCTCAACGACGAGGAGAAGGTAGTGTTGCAGACCTCGGCCACCGAGGCCCGCGACTATCAGCGCCAGGTCTCGCGCGAGTTCGACGCCAAAGCGATCGCCGACATCAAGGCGACCGGCATGGAAGTCAGTGAGCTTTCGCCGGAGGAAACCCAGAAGCTGCGCGACGCAGTCAAGCCGATGATCGAGAAGTTCAGCGCCGAAATCGGTCCCGACACTGTCGCAGCCCTGTTCAAGGAGCTTCAGACGCTTCGCGGCCAGTAA
- a CDS encoding TRAP transporter large permease subunit: MTVTIFLGALLGPMALGVPIAFALIISGVALMMYLGLYDAQIVAQNVLNGADSFPLMAVPFFMLAGEVMNTGGLSRRIVDLAMALVGHIRGGLGFVAIFAACIMASLSGSAVADAAALGALLLPMMLKSGHDPARAGGLLASASIIGPIIPPSIGFILYGVVGGVSITKLFLAGIFPGLMIAAALCVTWLIVSRKEQHQLPPRQSGAVRMKTFIDSLWALFLPVIIIVGLKFGVFTPTEAGVVAAVYSLFVSMVIYRELPPAKLFQVFVAAAKITSIVMFLVACSAVSAWLITVADVPGDLAALVEPLMDNQTLLLLAIMVLVVVVGTAMDMTPTILIMTPVLMPIIKQAGIDPVYFGVLFIINNSIGLITPPVGTVLNVICGVSKLKMEDLMRGVMPFLIAELIVLFLLVLFPQLVTAPVSWFAR, translated from the coding sequence ATGACCGTTACCATTTTCCTCGGCGCTCTGCTTGGTCCGATGGCCCTTGGTGTGCCGATTGCCTTCGCCCTGATCATCAGCGGTGTCGCGCTGATGATGTATCTCGGCCTCTACGACGCCCAGATCGTCGCCCAGAACGTGCTGAACGGCGCCGACAGTTTCCCGCTCATGGCCGTGCCCTTCTTCATGCTCGCCGGCGAGGTGATGAACACCGGCGGCCTGTCGCGGCGCATCGTCGATCTTGCCATGGCCTTGGTCGGCCATATCCGCGGCGGGCTCGGCTTCGTCGCCATCTTTGCCGCCTGCATCATGGCGAGCCTTTCCGGCTCGGCCGTTGCCGATGCGGCAGCGCTCGGCGCACTTCTGTTGCCGATGATGCTGAAATCCGGCCACGATCCGGCCCGCGCCGGAGGCCTGCTCGCCTCCGCGTCGATCATCGGCCCGATCATTCCGCCGTCGATCGGCTTCATCCTCTACGGCGTCGTCGGCGGTGTCTCGATCACCAAGCTTTTCCTGGCCGGCATTTTCCCCGGCCTGATGATTGCAGCCGCCCTCTGCGTGACCTGGTTGATCGTGTCGCGCAAGGAGCAGCATCAACTGCCGCCGCGCCAGAGCGGCGCCGTCAGGATGAAGACCTTCATCGACAGCCTCTGGGCGCTGTTCCTGCCTGTTATCATCATCGTCGGCTTGAAGTTCGGCGTGTTCACCCCGACGGAGGCCGGCGTCGTCGCCGCCGTCTATTCGCTGTTCGTGTCGATGGTGATCTATCGCGAGCTGCCGCCGGCCAAGCTGTTCCAGGTCTTCGTGGCTGCGGCGAAGATCACCTCCATCGTCATGTTCCTCGTTGCCTGCTCGGCCGTTTCGGCTTGGCTGATCACGGTTGCCGACGTGCCCGGCGACCTCGCCGCCCTGGTCGAGCCGCTGATGGACAACCAGACGCTCCTGCTCCTAGCGATCATGGTGCTCGTCGTCGTGGTCGGCACCGCCATGGACATGACCCCGACCATCCTGATCATGACGCCGGTGCTGATGCCGATCATCAAGCAGGCGGGCATCGATCCGGTCTATTTCGGCGTGCTGTTCATCATCAACAACTCGATCGGCCTGATCACACCGCCGGTGGGCACGGTGCTCAACGTCATCTGCGGCGTTTCCAAGCTGAAGATGGAAGACCTCATGAGGGGGGTCATGCCGTTCCTGATCGCCGAGCTGATCGTCCTGTTCCTGCTCGTCTTGTTCCCGCAACTGGTGACCGCGCCGGTTTCCTGGTTTGCGCGATAG
- a CDS encoding TRAP transporter small permease, translated as MVRIIEFCFLMLKVAIALLLAGMVVLVFGNVVLRYAFNTGITYSEELSRIFFIWLTFLGAVIAMREHAHLGVDSLLRRLPPLGAKVAILCGHALMLGATWLMISGSWTQTLINLHVAAPATGISMGFFYGAGLAFGIPAFLIILWDAFCVLTGRIDVATAEFVRDSEDQAVLDDHPTPSLAQPIAKP; from the coding sequence ATGGTGAGGATAATCGAATTCTGCTTCCTGATGCTGAAGGTCGCCATCGCGCTTCTACTTGCGGGCATGGTGGTGCTGGTCTTCGGAAATGTCGTGCTGCGTTACGCCTTCAACACGGGCATCACCTATTCCGAAGAACTGTCGCGCATCTTCTTCATCTGGCTGACCTTTCTCGGCGCCGTCATTGCCATGCGGGAACATGCCCATCTCGGCGTCGACTCGCTGCTGCGCCGCTTGCCGCCGCTCGGCGCGAAGGTCGCCATTCTCTGCGGTCACGCACTGATGCTGGGCGCAACATGGCTGATGATCAGCGGCAGCTGGACGCAGACACTGATCAATCTGCATGTCGCAGCACCGGCCACCGGCATTTCCATGGGCTTCTTCTACGGCGCCGGCCTCGCCTTCGGCATTCCCGCCTTTCTGATCATCCTCTGGGACGCGTTCTGCGTGCTCACGGGTCGCATCGATGTGGCCACGGCCGAGTTCGTGCGTGACAGCGAGGATCAGGCCGTCCTCGACGACCACCCGACGCCTTCGCTCGCCCAACCCATCGCAAAGCCCTGA
- a CDS encoding TetR/AcrR family transcriptional regulator yields MAARAENGRKNDPQRTKEDILIVATDEFATHGLAGARVDAIAEKTRTSKRMIYYYFESKEGLYLSVLERSYRKIRTLEADLQLSSLAPEAALRTLISTTFDHDQANPEFVRLVSIENIHHAAHMMRSEAIRDLNVSVIETIAGILERGVAEGVFQRKADPIDVHMLISAFCFFRVSNRYTFGTIFRRDLCEPETMQRHKGLIADAVLSYLKTQE; encoded by the coding sequence ATGGCGGCGCGAGCAGAGAACGGACGCAAGAACGATCCACAGCGCACGAAGGAGGACATCCTCATCGTCGCGACGGACGAGTTCGCGACCCATGGTCTCGCAGGCGCCCGAGTCGACGCGATCGCCGAAAAGACCCGAACCTCCAAGCGGATGATCTACTACTATTTCGAAAGCAAGGAGGGGCTCTATCTCTCCGTACTCGAGCGGTCCTACCGCAAGATCCGGACGCTGGAGGCCGATCTGCAACTGTCGAGCCTCGCGCCCGAGGCTGCGTTGCGCACCCTGATTTCAACCACCTTCGACCACGATCAGGCCAACCCGGAATTCGTGCGGCTGGTCAGCATCGAAAACATCCATCACGCCGCCCATATGATGCGCTCGGAAGCGATCCGCGATCTCAACGTCTCGGTTATTGAAACCATTGCCGGCATTCTGGAACGCGGTGTTGCCGAAGGTGTGTTCCAGCGCAAGGCAGATCCGATCGACGTGCATATGTTGATCAGCGCGTTCTGCTTCTTCCGTGTCTCGAACCGCTACACGTTCGGCACGATCTTCCGCCGTGACCTTTGCGAGCCGGAGACGATGCAACGGCACAAGGGGCTGATCGCCGATGCCGTGTTAAGCTACCTCAAAACTCAGGAATAG
- a CDS encoding Lrp/AsnC family transcriptional regulator translates to MPKKTPSFDAATIRILDLLQQNAEISTAELADATGLSASPCWRRVNELKESGVIKGSVALVDAFALGLAVNVFVHVSLKQQDRASLDVFSTAIKTKPEIVECYLMTGESDYMLRVVVEDLMKYQALVVDFLTTIPGVSSIRSSFALSQIKYTTALPTEHLRNA, encoded by the coding sequence ATGCCGAAGAAGACGCCAAGCTTTGACGCCGCGACCATCCGTATTCTCGATCTCTTGCAGCAGAACGCCGAGATCAGCACGGCCGAGCTCGCCGATGCAACCGGACTGTCCGCCTCTCCCTGTTGGCGGCGGGTCAACGAACTCAAGGAGAGTGGGGTCATCAAGGGCTCGGTCGCGCTCGTCGACGCCTTCGCCCTTGGCCTTGCGGTCAACGTGTTCGTGCACGTCTCGCTCAAGCAGCAGGACCGCGCCTCACTCGATGTCTTCAGCACTGCCATCAAGACCAAGCCGGAGATCGTCGAATGTTACCTGATGACGGGCGAGTCGGATTACATGCTGCGCGTCGTCGTCGAGGATCTGATGAAATATCAGGCGCTCGTCGTCGACTTTCTGACGACAATCCCTGGCGTCTCTAGCATCCGATCGAGCTTCGCGCTCAGCCAGATCAAATATACGACCGCGTTGCCGACAGAGCACCTGCGCAACGCCTGA
- a CDS encoding transketolase-like TK C-terminal-containing protein, whose product MEEQILSTATLKCLKDLERQVLWHACWMIHNANHIREKGEVKVGGHQASSASITSIMTALYFHILRPEDRVAVKPHAAPVFHAIQYLMGNQTREKLQNFRGFGGAQSYPSRTKDIDDVDFSTGSVGLGVGITAFASIIQDYIASKPWAQKRSDGRMIALVGDAELDEGNIYECLQEGWKHDLRNTWWVIDYNRQSLDGVVREGLWQRIEAIFTAFGWDVKVVKYGALQQSAFKEPGGETLRAWIDRCPNQLYSALTFQGGGAWRKRLQDEIGDQGNVSKLLASRSDDELSELMSNLGGHCIQTLAETFASIDHDRPTVFLAYTIKGWGTPLAGHKDNHAGLMTKAQMQDFQQKIGVRVGAEWEEFAAVADAGAAKTFLKSVSFFAQGTRRFKSEPVQSAGPVLLDDRELSTQAGFGKILDALAQRDDALAARIVTMAPDVTVSTNLGPWVNRRGLFARDMQADTFRDEKVPSAQKWAFGPGGQHIELGIAEMNLFLLLGAAGLSHSVFGERLLPIGTVYDPFVARGLDALNYACYQDARFMIVGTPSGVTLAPEGGAHQSIGSQLIGMSQDGLASFEPAYLDELSVIMDWSFDYMQRDGDAVHDERTWLRDTTGGSVYLRLTTRPLEQMQRREDAAFRQGVIDGAYWLREPRPNTQLVLAYQGCVAPEVLMAAGRLAERHRDVAVLAVTSADRLNAGWTAAQRARRHGHHSAESHIEALLAPLSDSCEIITVTDGHPATLGWFGSVHGHRTVSLGVEHFGQTGTIADLYAHFGIDTDSIIEAAESIALGRNRRKFRQAG is encoded by the coding sequence ATGGAAGAGCAGATTCTTTCGACCGCCACGCTGAAATGCCTGAAGGATCTTGAGCGACAGGTCCTCTGGCACGCATGCTGGATGATCCACAACGCCAATCACATCCGGGAAAAAGGCGAGGTGAAAGTCGGCGGGCACCAGGCGTCGTCCGCCTCGATCACCTCGATCATGACGGCGCTGTACTTCCACATCCTTCGGCCGGAGGATCGCGTTGCCGTCAAGCCGCATGCCGCGCCTGTCTTCCACGCCATTCAGTACCTGATGGGCAACCAGACGCGCGAGAAGCTGCAGAATTTCCGCGGCTTCGGCGGCGCGCAATCCTACCCCAGCCGCACCAAGGATATCGACGACGTCGATTTTTCGACCGGCTCTGTCGGTCTGGGTGTCGGTATCACCGCCTTCGCCTCGATCATCCAGGATTACATCGCCTCGAAGCCCTGGGCGCAAAAGCGCAGCGACGGTCGCATGATCGCGCTCGTCGGCGATGCCGAGCTTGACGAAGGCAATATCTATGAGTGCCTGCAGGAGGGCTGGAAGCACGATCTGCGCAACACCTGGTGGGTGATCGATTACAACCGTCAGAGCCTCGATGGTGTCGTTCGCGAAGGTCTGTGGCAGCGGATCGAGGCCATCTTCACCGCTTTCGGCTGGGACGTGAAGGTCGTCAAATATGGCGCCTTGCAGCAATCGGCGTTCAAGGAACCCGGTGGCGAGACGCTGCGCGCCTGGATCGACCGTTGCCCCAACCAGCTCTATTCGGCCTTGACCTTCCAGGGCGGCGGCGCCTGGCGCAAGCGGCTGCAGGACGAGATCGGCGATCAGGGGAATGTCAGCAAGCTTTTGGCTTCGCGCAGCGATGACGAGCTTTCCGAGCTGATGAGCAATCTCGGCGGCCATTGCATCCAGACGCTTGCTGAGACCTTTGCCAGTATCGACCATGACCGTCCGACGGTCTTCCTTGCCTATACGATCAAGGGCTGGGGAACGCCGCTGGCGGGGCACAAGGACAACCATGCCGGCCTGATGACCAAGGCACAGATGCAGGACTTCCAGCAGAAGATCGGCGTCAGGGTCGGCGCGGAATGGGAGGAGTTTGCGGCAGTCGCCGATGCCGGAGCTGCGAAGACCTTTTTGAAGAGCGTGTCGTTCTTTGCCCAGGGTACCCGGCGGTTCAAGTCTGAACCGGTGCAATCGGCCGGGCCGGTTTTGCTCGATGACCGCGAACTTTCCACCCAGGCGGGGTTCGGCAAGATCCTCGATGCCCTGGCGCAGCGCGACGATGCGCTTGCCGCCCGCATCGTGACGATGGCGCCTGACGTGACAGTCTCGACAAATCTCGGCCCCTGGGTCAACCGGCGTGGCCTTTTCGCCCGCGACATGCAGGCCGACACGTTCCGCGACGAGAAGGTTCCCTCGGCGCAGAAATGGGCCTTCGGCCCTGGCGGTCAGCATATCGAGCTCGGGATTGCCGAGATGAACCTCTTCCTGCTTCTGGGGGCTGCCGGCCTTTCCCATTCGGTGTTCGGTGAACGCCTGCTTCCGATCGGCACCGTCTACGATCCGTTCGTGGCGCGCGGGCTCGATGCGTTGAACTACGCCTGCTACCAGGATGCACGGTTCATGATCGTCGGCACGCCGTCAGGCGTCACACTGGCGCCGGAAGGCGGCGCTCACCAATCGATCGGCTCGCAGCTGATCGGCATGAGCCAGGATGGGCTTGCCAGTTTTGAGCCTGCCTATCTCGACGAACTCTCGGTGATCATGGATTGGTCCTTCGACTATATGCAGCGCGATGGCGATGCCGTGCACGACGAACGGACGTGGCTTCGCGATACGACTGGCGGTTCCGTCTATCTCCGGCTGACGACCCGTCCGCTCGAACAGATGCAGCGCCGCGAGGATGCGGCCTTCCGCCAGGGCGTGATCGACGGTGCCTACTGGCTGCGCGAGCCGCGACCGAACACCCAGCTGGTGCTGGCCTATCAAGGTTGCGTCGCCCCCGAGGTGCTGATGGCGGCGGGGCGACTTGCGGAACGTCACCGCGATGTCGCTGTGCTGGCGGTGACGTCCGCCGACCGGCTCAACGCCGGCTGGACTGCGGCACAGCGTGCCCGTCGTCATGGCCACCACAGCGCCGAAAGTCACATCGAGGCGCTGCTGGCGCCGCTATCCGATAGCTGCGAGATCATTACCGTGACGGATGGTCATCCCGCCACGCTCGGCTGGTTTGGATCGGTGCATGGCCACCGAACCGTCTCACTCGGCGTCGAGCATTTCGGGCAGACGGGCACGATCGCCGACCTCTATGCGCATTTCGGCATCGATACGGACTCGATCATCGAGGCGGCGGAGTCGATCGCTCTCGGTCGCAATCGCCGCAAGTTCAGGCAGGCGGGATAG
- a CDS encoding lectin-like protein, whose product MLPPTAAEHVAWEDASNTAVRCGGYLATIGSAEENAFVASLVNGDGHFFDGAFEGGEHRRVGPWLSLVKDDASRPWRWASGAPLDYTRWFRQVPKVGGAGILYVAYRANQLPLTATIETWGARDRALPTPGFIAELD is encoded by the coding sequence ATGCTGCCGCCTACAGCGGCCGAACATGTCGCCTGGGAGGATGCAAGCAACACGGCCGTCCGCTGCGGCGGCTATCTCGCGACAATCGGCTCTGCCGAGGAGAACGCTTTCGTCGCGTCTCTCGTCAATGGAGACGGACATTTCTTCGACGGTGCTTTCGAGGGTGGCGAGCACCGGCGCGTCGGCCCCTGGCTGAGCCTTGTCAAAGACGATGCTTCTCGCCCATGGCGATGGGCAAGCGGTGCTCCGCTCGACTACACCAGATGGTTTCGCCAGGTTCCGAAGGTTGGCGGGGCCGGTATCCTCTATGTGGCTTATCGCGCCAACCAACTGCCGCTGACGGCCACGATCGAAACATGGGGCGCTCGCGATCGGGCGCTGCCGACACCGGGCTTCATCGCCGAGCTCGACTAA
- a CDS encoding Rrf2 family transcriptional regulator: MPQDNRLSRMLHVLVHMHLLGGTETSQTIGLMLSTNPVVVRRTMAALKRHGIVGSEGGPGGGWLLTRGAEEISVLDVHKALNDKSVFSLGLAADHAGCPVERAVNAHLSKAFLAAETVLNDEFGKLTLAQIAREFTAAR; the protein is encoded by the coding sequence ATGCCACAGGACAACCGCCTTTCAAGAATGCTGCATGTGCTCGTTCACATGCATCTGCTCGGCGGCACCGAAACGTCGCAGACGATCGGCTTGATGCTCTCCACCAACCCGGTGGTGGTCCGTCGCACGATGGCGGCACTCAAACGGCATGGTATCGTCGGCTCGGAAGGCGGGCCTGGTGGCGGCTGGCTGCTGACCCGCGGCGCGGAAGAAATATCCGTTCTCGATGTCCACAAGGCGCTCAACGACAAATCCGTCTTTTCGCTGGGGCTGGCCGCCGATCATGCAGGATGCCCCGTTGAGCGGGCCGTCAACGCGCATCTGTCAAAGGCGTTCTTGGCGGCGGAAACGGTGCTCAACGACGAGTTTGGCAAGCTGACTTTGGCGCAGATTGCCCGGGAATTTACAGCAGCGCGCTAA
- a CDS encoding alpha/beta fold hydrolase, with translation MQERLVDANGIRLNFLEAGEGPAVLLCHGFPETAYAWRHQVAALAAAGFRAIAPDMRGYGKSSRPDEVDQYTLFHLAGDMVGLLDTLGVENAIIVGNDWGASVAWQAVLLRPDRFTGVVAIGVPMMSQPPAPPTQIFPKTADALFYALYFQEPGVAEAEFERDVALTLRKLMFAASGEAGPRDDDRTPNPFGMVSKRDGLLASLPVPAKLPDWIGDAEFENFVHAFRQSGFSGGLNYYRNLDRNWALQSCLKGKLVDVPAVYLMGERDTGLAIPGMRAIIAEMPRLVPKLVDTIFLPDCGHWVPQERPDDVSTAIIRFAQGL, from the coding sequence ATGCAGGAGCGCCTCGTAGACGCGAATGGAATTCGTTTGAACTTCCTGGAGGCGGGCGAAGGGCCGGCGGTCTTGTTGTGCCATGGCTTTCCAGAAACCGCTTATGCATGGCGACATCAGGTTGCGGCCCTGGCGGCCGCCGGGTTTCGTGCGATCGCGCCGGATATGCGCGGCTATGGCAAGAGCAGCCGCCCTGACGAGGTCGATCAATACACGCTCTTCCATCTCGCCGGCGACATGGTCGGGCTGCTCGATACGCTCGGCGTCGAGAACGCGATCATTGTCGGCAATGACTGGGGCGCGAGCGTCGCCTGGCAGGCGGTGCTGCTGCGACCTGACCGCTTCACCGGCGTCGTGGCCATCGGCGTGCCGATGATGTCGCAACCGCCAGCTCCACCGACGCAGATTTTCCCGAAAACCGCGGATGCACTGTTCTATGCGCTCTATTTTCAAGAGCCAGGTGTCGCCGAAGCCGAGTTCGAGCGGGATGTGGCGTTGACGCTGCGCAAACTGATGTTTGCCGCGTCCGGCGAGGCCGGACCGCGCGACGACGACAGGACGCCAAATCCCTTCGGCATGGTGTCGAAACGCGACGGTCTGCTGGCCAGCCTTCCTGTCCCCGCAAAGCTTCCGGACTGGATCGGCGATGCAGAGTTCGAGAATTTCGTGCACGCTTTCCGGCAAAGCGGCTTTTCCGGAGGGCTGAACTACTACCGCAATCTTGATCGGAATTGGGCACTGCAATCCTGCCTGAAGGGAAAGCTCGTCGACGTTCCGGCAGTATATCTGATGGGGGAGCGCGATACCGGATTGGCCATTCCCGGCATGCGCGCGATCATCGCCGAGATGCCGCGACTGGTGCCAAAGCTGGTGGATACCATCTTCCTACCCGACTGTGGGCACTGGGTGCCGCAGGAGCGGCCCGATGATGTCAGCACTGCCATCATACGGTTCGCTCAGGGCTTGTAA